A window of Nonomuraea angiospora genomic DNA:
CGGCCACGTCCCCGGGACCTCGACGCCGGCCTTGGCCGCGGCCACCTGGGCGGCGGCGTCGAGCGGCAGCGCCCACTGGCGGCCCTCCAGGTGGTAGCTCTCGTAACTCCTGCCGACGAACGGCGTCTCCACCGGCTCGTCGAACAGCTCGTCCATCGGCACCAGCGCGTCCATGGCCGCACCCAGCCCGGGATGGTCGATGACGAGCACGTCGTACGTCTCGCACAGCTTCGCGATCGGCTCCGACTCGAACCCCTCCAGGGGCTGCCGGTCCCACTCGATCGGCTCCGGCACGTCCCCGTAGGGGTTGTCCCCGGCCAGGTCGAGCCGCGTCAGCTCGTCCAGCGGCGCGTACCCCCGGGGATGGTCCCAGGTCAGTCCTCGCATGCCAGCACGCCCTCCGCCACCAGCTCGGCCGTGCGCTCCGGCGGGTAGCCGAGCTCCTCCAGCAGCTCCCTCGTGTGCTCGCCGACCAGCGGCGCGCCCCGGCGCACCCGCGGCGGGGTGGCGCTGAAGCCGTAGGGGAAGCCGGGCGTGGTGACCGTGCCCTCGGTGCGGTGCTCGTAGGTGACGAACGAGCCGTTGTGCTTGACCTGCGGGTCCGCCACCAGCTCCGCGTACCCGTACACCGGGCCCGCCCACAGGTCGTGGCGGGCGCAGACCTCCAGCCACTCGGCCGTCGTCCGCTCCGGCAGCCGCGCGGCGACCATCGCGGTGATCTCGTCGCGCCTGGTGTGGCCGTCGGCGTCGCCGTCCATGGCGGCCAGCTCCGGCAGGTCGAGGGCGATCGCGAGCGCGTCCAGCCGGGGCATGCCGAGCGCGAGGTAGCCGTCCTTGGTGGCGAACACCCCGTACGGCGCGCGGATGTAGGTGTGGCCGTGCGGCTCGTGCCCGCGCCGCTGCGGCACGCCGCCGACCGTGAAGATCGACAGCTCCTGCATCTGCACGGCGACGGCCGCGTCCAGCATGTTGACGCTCACCCGCTGGCCCTCACCGGTCCGCTCGCGGTGCAGCAGCGCGGCCAGCGCGCCCTCGAAGGCGCTGTAGGCGGTGATGGCGTCTATCGCGTACGTGCCCGCGGGCGCGGGCGGGTCGCCGTCGCGGCCGGTGCTCAGCATGGCGCCGCTCATGGCCTGCAGGAGCAGGTCCTGGCCGGGTCTCGACACGTACGGGCCCGTCTCGCCGTACCCGGACATGGAGACGTACACGATGCCCGGGTTGATGGCCCGGATCGTCTCGTAGTCCATGCCGAGCCGCTCGGCCACGCCGGCGCGGTAGTTCTGCAGGAACACGTCCGCCGTCGCGGCGAGCTTGTGCACGATGGCGCGGCCCTCGTCGGACTTGAGGTTGACGGCGAGGCTGCGCTTGTTGCGGTTGAGTGACAGGAACGAGGCGTTCACCTGGTTGCCCGTCGCCCCGCCCGCCGGGGCGTGCCGCTGCCACTCGCCGGTCACCGGCTCCACCTTGACCACGTCCGCGCCCAGGTCGCCCAGCCGCATGGCGGCCAGCGGGCCCGCCATGGCGATGGACAGGTCGACGACGCGGTAGCCGTCCAGGACGCCCATCAGCGCCCCTCGAAGACGGGCTCGCGGCGCTCGGCGAAGGCGGCCCGGCCCTCGGCCGCGTCCTGCGTGGCGAAGCAGACGGTCTGCAGGTCGCGCTCGTACTGGATGGCCTGGTCGAGCGGCATCGAGTAGGCCGCCTTGAGGTTGGCCTTGGCGGTCTGCGCGGCGATCGGCGGGCGCTTGGCGATCGTCGCGGCCAGTTCGAGGGCCGCCGGCACCAGCTTCTCCTGCGGGTACACGTCGGTGACCAGCCCCCAGCTCAGAGCGCGGGCGGCGTCGACGGGATCGCCGGTGAGCAGCATCGTGGCGGCGTTGCCGGGCCCGACGGAGTGGGCCAGCAGCGCGGACTGGCCGCTGCCGCCGATCCAGCCGAGCTTGATCTCCGGCGCGGCGAACGTCGCCGTCTCGGCCGCCAGGCGGATGTCGCAGGCCATGGCCAGCTCCAGGCCGCCGCCGTAGGCGTAGCCGTTGACGGCCGCGATGATCGGCTTGCGCAGGGCGCGGACCGCGTCGCCGTAGTCGCCGCGGTTGCGGAACTCCCACGGCGTGGCGTACTCGTCCAGTTCGCGGATGTCGCTGCCGACGCAGAACGAGCGCTCGCCCGCGCCGGTGAGCACCGCGACCCGGATGGCGGGGTCGGCGTCCACCCGGCTCAGGCAGGCGCGCAGCGCGGCGGCCATGTCAGGGGTGATCGCGTTGAGCTTGGCGGGTCTGTTGAGGGTGACGACGGCCACGGGGCCGTCCACGTCGATGAGGACGTCCAAAGTCAGCTCTTTCTTGCTGGAGATAGCTAGCAGCAGAGGCGTACGTGCTGCTCGGCGTCGGCGCGGGCGACCTCGACCACCTCGCGCATGGCCTCCTCGGCCTTGCGGTGGTGCCGTCGCCTGATCGCCAGCGCCACGCGCTCGTGGCCGGGCAGCGTTTCCTTGTTGTGCGCGACCGAACGGGTGTGCACCTGCCGTACGGAACGCAGGGCGATGCTGATCATGTCGTAGATGTAGAGCAGCAGGTCGTTGTCCGCCGCGGCGAACACCGCCTTGTGGAAGGCCAGGTCGGCCTCGATGAAGGGTTCGGGGTCGTCGGCC
This region includes:
- a CDS encoding CaiB/BaiF CoA transferase family protein; amino-acid sequence: MGVLDGYRVVDLSIAMAGPLAAMRLGDLGADVVKVEPVTGEWQRHAPAGGATGNQVNASFLSLNRNKRSLAVNLKSDEGRAIVHKLAATADVFLQNYRAGVAERLGMDYETIRAINPGIVYVSMSGYGETGPYVSRPGQDLLLQAMSGAMLSTGRDGDPPAPAGTYAIDAITAYSAFEGALAALLHRERTGEGQRVSVNMLDAAVAVQMQELSIFTVGGVPQRRGHEPHGHTYIRAPYGVFATKDGYLALGMPRLDALAIALDLPELAAMDGDADGHTRRDEITAMVAARLPERTTAEWLEVCARHDLWAGPVYGYAELVADPQVKHNGSFVTYEHRTEGTVTTPGFPYGFSATPPRVRRGAPLVGEHTRELLEELGYPPERTAELVAEGVLACED
- a CDS encoding enoyl-CoA hydratase/isomerase family protein — its product is MDVLIDVDGPVAVVTLNRPAKLNAITPDMAAALRACLSRVDADPAIRVAVLTGAGERSFCVGSDIRELDEYATPWEFRNRGDYGDAVRALRKPIIAAVNGYAYGGGLELAMACDIRLAAETATFAAPEIKLGWIGGSGQSALLAHSVGPGNAATMLLTGDPVDAARALSWGLVTDVYPQEKLVPAALELAATIAKRPPIAAQTAKANLKAAYSMPLDQAIQYERDLQTVCFATQDAAEGRAAFAERREPVFEGR